The following proteins come from a genomic window of Pyxidicoccus sp. MSG2:
- a CDS encoding hemerythrin domain-containing protein, with the protein MFVQLRFQPAPAAPEDAFQLLLDCHGRIRDFSQLALRLARDVESPPRERSEAARRLERYFTEALPRHVADEDLSLAPRLLRAGLSPRGLEALHEMSRQHVDIERLLARLLPTWNALATAPELGPELAAELRQDSMRLAALLESHLLLEEQALLPEARSLLSPEDARAVRAEMRARRAPKAEPRGDEGGR; encoded by the coding sequence ATGTTCGTCCAGCTCCGCTTCCAACCCGCCCCGGCCGCTCCCGAGGACGCCTTCCAGCTCCTCCTCGACTGCCATGGGCGGATTCGCGACTTCAGCCAGCTCGCGCTGCGGCTTGCCCGCGATGTCGAGTCACCGCCGCGCGAGCGCTCGGAGGCCGCGCGCAGGCTGGAGCGCTACTTCACCGAGGCACTTCCCCGGCACGTGGCGGATGAGGACCTGTCGCTGGCGCCCCGCCTGCTCCGCGCGGGCCTGTCTCCCCGAGGACTCGAAGCGCTCCATGAGATGTCCCGCCAGCACGTGGACATCGAGCGCCTTCTGGCCCGGCTGCTACCCACATGGAATGCGCTGGCCACCGCGCCGGAGCTGGGGCCGGAGCTGGCCGCGGAGCTGCGCCAGGACAGCATGCGGCTCGCGGCGCTGCTGGAGTCGCACCTCCTCCTGGAAGAGCAGGCGCTCCTTCCAGAGGCCCGGAGCCTGCTTTCCCCCGAGGACGCTCGCGCGGTGCGGGCCGAGATGCGCGCGCGGCGGGCCCCGAAGGCCGAACCCCGGGGTGATGAGGGAGGACGCTGA
- a CDS encoding sensor histidine kinase, translating into MRARTRSLRAMLQRAMGLSAAFALVLMGGFFTLFSYDLEDVIFNRIVAAEADRPEPGHFPGITLYDGHSALPPWLGERLPPERSPGEYEVPTRGHGHFHVAVRPGVGGDSRYFAFDVTRLTSTTDNLKRTAGLLLVSALLALLAAALLARLVARRLGRPLERVVEWTRAEGAPPPEDDGGVAEVRALVDALHTRNARIQEQLEREQRFNRDASHELRTPLAVAQGAVEILELDPPRDAETFDRLRRSVSQMGLLTEGILWLARERRSEERCDLHRVSREVLALYEHLRRSDGIELVIESAGEVHAPIPASVARVMMGNLLKNALAYTDKGRIVIAIEPSAWTLSDTGVGFGRAEPGSESHGIGLSLVERLARRFEWALSIEALEPRGSRVRLSWPARHPLRR; encoded by the coding sequence ATGCGCGCTAGGACCAGGTCGCTGCGCGCCATGCTCCAGCGCGCGATGGGGCTGTCCGCCGCGTTCGCGCTGGTGCTGATGGGCGGGTTCTTCACGCTCTTCAGCTACGACCTCGAGGACGTCATCTTCAACCGCATCGTGGCAGCGGAGGCGGACCGGCCCGAGCCGGGACACTTCCCCGGAATCACCCTGTATGACGGGCACTCCGCGCTGCCGCCCTGGCTCGGAGAGCGGCTTCCCCCTGAGAGGTCCCCGGGCGAGTACGAGGTGCCCACCAGGGGCCACGGACACTTCCACGTCGCGGTGCGCCCAGGCGTTGGCGGAGACAGCCGGTACTTCGCGTTCGACGTGACGCGCCTGACGAGCACGACGGACAACCTGAAGCGGACCGCCGGACTGCTCCTCGTCAGTGCCCTGCTGGCGCTGCTGGCCGCCGCGCTTCTCGCCCGCCTCGTCGCCCGCCGACTCGGCCGGCCGCTGGAGCGGGTGGTGGAGTGGACACGGGCCGAGGGGGCTCCGCCTCCCGAGGATGATGGTGGAGTGGCCGAGGTCCGCGCGCTGGTGGACGCGCTGCACACGCGGAACGCGCGCATCCAGGAGCAGCTGGAGCGTGAGCAGCGGTTCAACCGCGACGCCAGTCACGAGCTGCGCACGCCACTGGCCGTGGCCCAGGGCGCGGTGGAAATCCTGGAGCTCGACCCTCCGCGAGACGCGGAGACGTTCGACCGTCTGCGCCGGTCCGTAAGCCAGATGGGCCTGCTGACAGAGGGCATCCTCTGGCTGGCCCGGGAGCGCCGCTCCGAGGAGCGCTGTGACCTGCACCGTGTCTCGCGAGAGGTGCTCGCACTGTACGAGCACCTCCGGCGGAGTGACGGCATCGAGCTCGTCATCGAGTCCGCTGGGGAGGTCCACGCCCCCATCCCTGCTTCCGTTGCCAGGGTGATGATGGGCAACCTCCTCAAGAACGCGCTCGCCTACACCGACAAGGGGCGCATCGTCATCGCCATCGAGCCCTCGGCGTGGACCCTCTCCGACACGGGGGTTGGCTTCGGCCGCGCCGAGCCCGGGAGCGAGAGCCATGGCATCGGCCTGTCGCTGGTGGAACGGCTGGCCCGGCGCTTCGAGTGGGCGCTGTCCATCGAGGCCCTCGAGCCCCGCGGCTCCCGCGTACGGCTGAGCTGGCCCGCGAGACACCCGCTGCGGCGATGA
- a CDS encoding TetR/AcrR family transcriptional regulator — MRLPSARPREGTAVHAKGHERVESILEAATDTLVEEGYAGLALREVARRAGLSVGNLQYYFPTKQDVVRALLARYLEEATRRVRARVDGGGTGPAGRLRRALDALLEDQESPRHCQLFAELWAMAARDSMVADALAVFYAGFRAGIVELLGELAPGLSPARRERRAALLVAFFEGLSLFRGGGGLRGAAVPGLEQELRALLEEALEGHPP; from the coding sequence GTGCGGCTTCCCTCGGCGCGGCCCCGAGAGGGGACGGCGGTCCATGCCAAGGGCCACGAGCGGGTGGAGTCCATCCTCGAGGCGGCCACCGACACCCTGGTCGAGGAGGGCTACGCGGGGCTTGCGCTGCGCGAGGTGGCGCGGCGCGCGGGCCTGAGCGTGGGGAACCTCCAGTACTACTTCCCCACGAAGCAGGACGTGGTGCGTGCCCTGCTCGCGCGCTACCTGGAGGAGGCCACGAGGCGGGTGAGGGCGAGGGTGGACGGCGGTGGCACCGGGCCGGCGGGGCGGCTCCGGCGCGCGCTGGACGCGCTGCTGGAGGACCAGGAGTCGCCACGGCACTGCCAGCTCTTCGCGGAGCTGTGGGCGATGGCCGCGCGGGATTCGATGGTCGCCGACGCGCTCGCCGTCTTCTACGCCGGCTTCCGGGCGGGCATCGTGGAGCTGTTGGGCGAGCTCGCGCCGGGTCTTTCTCCGGCCCGGAGGGAGCGGCGCGCGGCGCTGCTGGTGGCGTTCTTCGAGGGGCTGTCCCTCTTCCGGGGGGGCGGAGGACTGCGCGGCGCCGCGGTGCCGGGGCTGGAGCAGGAGTTGCGAGCCCTGCTGGAGGAGGCGCTGGAGGGCCACCCGCCGTGA
- a CDS encoding NnrS family protein, giving the protein MEPVSSLRPVPVWRREPYRLLFPLGVVLGQVGVVHWLLYALGLASTWRSTSHALTLVQGFMLCFALGFLYTFIPRRTGTEGPSAVQLGVSLALPVAVTASAWWEAWWLTEACFLAQLGVLLSFVVPRILSPGPGRTVPEGMLWVPLSLAMGAAGAVLTAIPPGVGPRWLHPLGTGLLLQGMFAGLVLGVGGMLLPMFLHGEGPGAAEGARRRVKQALHVAAALCFVASFFVELLASSRWGHGLRALVVAVALVGPTRLWRPPSQAGLHRWFIWASGWLLPSGYAVVALRPELRTAGLHVVFLGCFALMALAVSVHVVLAHGGQGRLLMGNPWQVGAVGALMLVAVVARVLVPFAAERFTLWLGIAAAAFLGATAVWAAFLVPFTRGRPAPHA; this is encoded by the coding sequence ATGGAACCCGTATCTTCTCTGCGGCCCGTCCCCGTCTGGCGCCGCGAGCCGTACCGACTGCTCTTCCCGCTGGGCGTGGTGCTGGGACAGGTGGGCGTGGTGCACTGGCTGCTGTACGCCCTGGGCCTCGCCTCCACCTGGCGCTCCACGTCGCATGCGCTGACGCTGGTGCAGGGCTTCATGCTCTGCTTCGCGCTCGGCTTCCTCTACACCTTCATCCCCCGCCGCACCGGAACGGAGGGCCCGTCGGCCGTGCAGCTCGGTGTCTCGCTGGCGTTGCCGGTGGCCGTGACCGCGAGCGCGTGGTGGGAGGCGTGGTGGCTGACCGAGGCGTGCTTCCTGGCGCAGCTCGGCGTGCTGCTGTCCTTCGTGGTGCCGCGCATCCTGTCCCCGGGGCCGGGCCGCACGGTGCCCGAGGGCATGCTCTGGGTGCCGCTCTCGCTGGCCATGGGCGCGGCCGGCGCGGTGCTGACAGCCATCCCCCCGGGCGTGGGGCCGCGCTGGCTGCATCCGCTGGGCACGGGGCTGCTGCTGCAGGGCATGTTCGCGGGGCTGGTGCTGGGCGTCGGCGGCATGCTGCTTCCCATGTTCCTCCACGGTGAGGGCCCGGGCGCGGCCGAGGGGGCGCGTCGGAGGGTGAAGCAGGCCCTCCACGTAGCGGCGGCCCTCTGCTTCGTGGCGAGCTTCTTTGTCGAGCTGCTCGCGTCCTCGCGCTGGGGCCACGGCCTGCGGGCGCTGGTGGTGGCGGTGGCGCTGGTGGGGCCGACGCGGCTGTGGCGCCCGCCGTCGCAGGCCGGGCTGCACCGCTGGTTCATCTGGGCTTCTGGCTGGCTGCTGCCGTCGGGCTACGCGGTGGTGGCGCTGCGGCCCGAGCTGCGCACGGCGGGGCTGCATGTCGTCTTCCTCGGCTGCTTCGCGCTGATGGCGCTCGCGGTCTCCGTGCACGTGGTGCTCGCGCACGGCGGACAGGGGCGGCTGCTCATGGGCAACCCCTGGCAGGTGGGCGCGGTGGGCGCGCTGATGCTGGTAGCCGTGGTGGCGCGGGTGCTGGTGCCCTTCGCGGCGGAGCGCTTCACCCTGTGGCTGGGCATCGCCGCGGCGGCCTTCCTCGGCGCGACGGCGGTGTGGGCCGCCTTCCTCGTGCCCTTCACGCGCGGCCGCCCCGCGCCCCACGCCTGA
- a CDS encoding response regulator transcription factor, producing MRVLVVEDNRDLQANIARFLEPDFLLDFAGTGPEGLALALANPYDVIVLDLMLPGMSGLEVCERYRQAAPRLVPILMLTARDTLEDKEEGFQAGADDYLVKPFSLRELRWRLEALARRPVPPSGRKLTLGGLTLEPESGQTRWGGRAARLNRTEALILRLLMEAAPEAVPAATLAERLWGDEAPESSALRTHVYALRKALAGLGLDDAITTRRNEGYLLDAR from the coding sequence ATGCGCGTGCTCGTCGTCGAGGACAACCGTGACCTCCAGGCCAACATCGCGCGGTTCCTGGAGCCGGACTTCCTGTTGGACTTCGCGGGCACCGGACCCGAGGGGCTCGCGCTTGCGTTGGCCAACCCGTACGACGTCATCGTGCTGGACCTGATGCTGCCCGGCATGAGCGGCCTCGAGGTGTGTGAGCGCTACCGGCAGGCCGCGCCCCGGCTCGTGCCCATCCTGATGCTGACCGCCAGGGACACACTCGAGGACAAGGAAGAGGGCTTCCAGGCGGGAGCGGACGACTACCTCGTCAAGCCCTTCTCGCTCCGGGAGCTGCGCTGGCGCCTGGAGGCCCTGGCGCGCCGGCCCGTCCCTCCGAGCGGGCGGAAGCTGACGCTGGGCGGGCTCACGCTGGAGCCGGAGAGCGGGCAGACGCGTTGGGGGGGACGCGCCGCCCGGCTCAACCGCACCGAGGCCCTCATCCTGCGGTTGCTGATGGAGGCCGCCCCCGAAGCAGTCCCCGCGGCGACGCTGGCGGAGCGGCTCTGGGGGGACGAAGCTCCCGAGTCCAGCGCGCTGCGCACCCACGTCTATGCCCTGCGCAAGGCGCTCGCCGGGCTGGGGCTCGACGATGCCATCACCACCCGTCGGAACGAGGGGTACCTCCTGGATGCGCGCTAG
- a CDS encoding alpha/beta hydrolase, protein MKRSLLLGLMFLATSVAQASSPAVPMEVDAEDGQHIPVLVLEPEGGTANPPVAVLLHGLTRSKEDWLSDAEPTFGGALTEHLRSVGYRVYLMDARRHGARATPEARPGALAKRAHAGEPAPYQAMIVDTVCDAQALLTKVLATGKKPPRVLVAGYSMGAQVGLLLASREPRVTHLVTMVPPHVDPVLGDAAPVNRMGRIHQAWLLLTANRDPFSTEENTQKLFEAAPSKRKTRRTFDSGHALPREYLDEVRRWLSEAPLLP, encoded by the coding sequence ATGAAGCGCTCACTGTTGCTGGGTCTGATGTTCCTGGCCACCTCCGTGGCCCAGGCCTCGAGCCCCGCGGTCCCCATGGAGGTCGACGCGGAGGATGGACAACACATTCCCGTGCTGGTGCTGGAGCCGGAAGGCGGCACGGCGAATCCGCCCGTGGCCGTCCTGCTGCACGGCCTCACCCGGAGCAAGGAGGACTGGCTGTCCGACGCGGAGCCGACCTTCGGTGGCGCCCTGACGGAGCATCTGCGGAGTGTCGGCTACCGGGTCTACCTCATGGACGCGAGGCGGCACGGCGCGCGGGCGACTCCCGAGGCGCGGCCCGGAGCCCTCGCGAAGCGAGCGCACGCCGGTGAGCCCGCTCCCTATCAGGCGATGATTGTCGACACCGTGTGCGATGCCCAGGCGCTCCTCACGAAGGTTCTCGCCACCGGAAAGAAGCCGCCGAGGGTGCTCGTCGCCGGCTACAGCATGGGCGCCCAGGTGGGCCTCCTGCTGGCCTCGCGCGAGCCTCGCGTCACCCATCTGGTGACGATGGTGCCACCGCACGTCGACCCCGTGCTGGGCGACGCCGCACCGGTGAACCGGATGGGCAGGATTCATCAGGCCTGGCTGCTGTTGACCGCGAACCGCGATCCATTCTCCACCGAGGAGAACACCCAGAAGTTGTTCGAGGCCGCGCCCTCCAAGCGCAAGACGCGCCGGACCTTCGACAGCGGTCACGCGCTGCCGCGCGAGTACCTGGACGAGGTCCGCCGCTGGTTGAGCGAGGCACCGCTCCTGCCGTAG
- a CDS encoding saccharopine dehydrogenase: MESEGSVVLVGGYGVVGARLAGLLRERHPGLPLVIAGRRREPAELLARQLGGAEAVVLDVSTESPLAALAFRPRLVVSLVNDPEDRLLLSAARDGVPVLDITRWTSRVKTAVLRLAGTPSRAPVLLSSAWMGGLVPRLVAASAPRLGPLERVEVGIRFALTDQSGPDSLEYMDRLGLSFEVTEEGAERRAVPLTDGRRVTFSDGRRTRVFRLDTPEQATLPVVLGARTVATRLGFDSGAVTWLLAALQRLGVVRLLQHPRLTPLRRALMASNGAGGEAAWVADVEGARGHTRIEVVDPRGQAHLTAVGALLGVERLLGLDGAPPPGAGVWFPEHDPRPEHALETLRACGVQARVEERLQREAA; this comes from the coding sequence ATGGAGTCCGAGGGAAGCGTCGTGCTGGTGGGAGGCTATGGCGTGGTGGGGGCCCGGCTTGCCGGGTTGCTGCGGGAGCGGCATCCGGGCCTGCCGCTGGTCATCGCCGGGCGCCGGAGGGAGCCGGCCGAGTTGCTGGCGCGCCAGCTCGGAGGGGCGGAGGCGGTGGTGCTGGACGTGAGCACGGAGTCGCCGCTGGCGGCGCTGGCCTTCAGGCCACGGCTCGTGGTGTCGCTGGTCAACGACCCGGAGGACCGCCTGCTGCTGTCAGCCGCGCGAGATGGGGTGCCGGTGCTCGACATCACCCGCTGGACGTCACGCGTGAAGACGGCGGTGCTGCGGCTGGCGGGGACGCCCTCTCGGGCACCCGTGCTGCTCAGCTCGGCGTGGATGGGCGGGCTCGTGCCCAGGCTGGTCGCCGCGTCGGCCCCGCGCCTCGGGCCCCTCGAGCGCGTGGAGGTGGGCATCCGCTTCGCGCTCACCGACCAGTCCGGCCCGGACTCGCTGGAGTACATGGACCGGCTGGGGCTGTCCTTCGAGGTGACGGAAGAGGGTGCGGAGCGGCGGGCGGTGCCGCTGACGGATGGCCGGCGGGTGACGTTCTCGGACGGGCGGCGCACGCGCGTCTTCCGGCTCGACACGCCCGAGCAGGCCACGCTGCCGGTGGTGCTGGGCGCCAGGACGGTGGCGACGCGGCTGGGGTTCGACTCGGGGGCCGTCACCTGGCTGCTCGCGGCGCTCCAGCGGCTCGGTGTCGTCCGACTGCTCCAGCACCCGCGCCTGACGCCTCTGCGCCGCGCGCTCATGGCCAGCAATGGCGCGGGAGGTGAGGCGGCCTGGGTGGCGGACGTGGAGGGCGCGCGGGGCCACACGCGCATCGAGGTCGTGGACCCCCGGGGACAGGCACACCTCACCGCCGTGGGCGCGCTGCTGGGTGTGGAGCGCCTGCTCGGGTTGGATGGTGCGCCGCCTCCCGGGGCGGGCGTGTGGTTCCCCGAGCACGACCCCCGGCCCGAGCACGCGCTGGAGACGCTGCGCGCCTGCGGCGTGCAGGCCCGGGTGGAGGAGCGACTCCAGCGGGAGGCTGCCTGA
- the dsrP gene encoding sulfate reduction electron transfer complex DsrMKJOP subunit DsrP, whose product MAAPRHVLDYPRFLGRLLWMSTDGSWRFYTWMTVLTAVCLVGANAWARQLAQGMALTGMSDHVSWGLYVANFTFGVGLAAGAVMMVIPAYLYHDHEMHDVTLVGELLAVAAIALSLLFIVVDMGHPERAWHLIPGVGRFNWPVSMLTWDVVVLNGYLLLNLHICGYLLYMRFLGSKPRKRWYLPFVFLSIFWAVSIHSVTAFLYSGLGGRPFWNSALLAPRFIASAFITGPAFVILLLQVIRRATGLPIGEGPQRTLTSVMRVTVLLNLFMLGSEVFTAFYTGGAHAGPVKYLFFGLHGHHALVPWIWTAVAFNLASAVLLHLPASRRHVTVLNVACVLAFVGVWIEKGMGLIIPGFVPSTLHELVEYVPTLTEWKITAGIWAFGLMLLTVAVKVALPVLSGQLAAHAASPAESPADGRRALHGGPAP is encoded by the coding sequence ATGGCCGCCCCCCGTCACGTCCTCGACTACCCCCGCTTCCTCGGCCGGCTGCTGTGGATGAGCACCGACGGGAGCTGGCGCTTCTACACGTGGATGACGGTCCTCACGGCCGTCTGCCTGGTGGGGGCCAACGCGTGGGCCCGCCAGCTGGCGCAGGGCATGGCGCTCACCGGGATGAGCGACCACGTGTCCTGGGGCCTCTACGTGGCCAACTTCACCTTCGGGGTGGGGCTGGCCGCCGGCGCGGTGATGATGGTCATCCCCGCGTACCTGTACCACGACCATGAGATGCACGACGTCACGCTGGTGGGCGAGCTGCTCGCGGTGGCGGCGATTGCGCTGAGCCTGCTGTTCATCGTCGTGGACATGGGGCACCCGGAGCGCGCGTGGCACCTCATCCCCGGCGTGGGCCGATTCAACTGGCCGGTGTCGATGCTCACCTGGGACGTGGTGGTGCTCAACGGCTACCTGCTGCTGAACCTGCACATCTGCGGGTACCTGCTCTACATGCGCTTCCTGGGGAGCAAGCCGCGCAAGCGCTGGTACCTGCCGTTCGTCTTCCTCTCCATCTTCTGGGCCGTCTCCATCCACAGCGTGACGGCGTTCCTCTACAGCGGGCTGGGTGGACGGCCCTTCTGGAACTCGGCGCTGCTGGCGCCGCGGTTCATCGCCTCCGCGTTCATCACCGGGCCGGCCTTCGTCATCCTGCTGCTGCAGGTCATCCGTCGGGCCACCGGGCTGCCCATCGGCGAGGGGCCGCAGCGCACGCTCACGTCGGTGATGCGGGTGACGGTGCTGCTCAACCTCTTCATGCTGGGCTCGGAGGTGTTCACCGCCTTCTACACGGGGGGCGCCCATGCCGGGCCGGTGAAGTACCTCTTCTTCGGGCTGCACGGGCACCATGCGCTGGTGCCGTGGATATGGACGGCGGTGGCGTTCAACCTGGCCTCGGCGGTGCTGCTGCACCTGCCGGCGAGCCGGCGCCACGTCACAGTGCTGAACGTGGCGTGTGTGCTGGCCTTCGTGGGCGTGTGGATTGAAAAAGGGATGGGGCTCATCATCCCCGGCTTCGTCCCCAGCACCCTGCACGAGTTGGTGGAGTACGTGCCCACGCTCACCGAGTGGAAGATCACGGCGGGCATCTGGGCCTTCGGGTTGATGCTGCTGACGGTGGCGGTGAAGGTGGCCCTCCCGGTGCTGAGCGGGCAGCTCGCGGCCCACGCTGCTTCCCCAGCTGAAAGCCCTGCTGACGGACGACGCGCCCTGCATGGTGGCCCTGCCCCATGA